The Pseudoxanthomonas suwonensis sequence TCGAACGGTTCGATCTCGGGATAGAGCGTGCGCATGCCGGGGCTCGCTGCGGATGAACGGCCGATTCTAGCGCAGGCGCCACGGACGGCCGGATGCGCGAATTTGCCGGCGCAGATCCGCCGGCACCGCCGCCTCGATGATCCGACCGCAGCCTGGCCCGCGGGAGGCACCTGCCCGGGAAAGCCACCGCACCGGTGCCGATGCCCAGATGGCTGGTGACACGGGCGTCGGGAATACGAGGGCGTCGCCTGGGCCGGCGGCGTCGTGTCGCCGGCTGAACCCGGCTCCTACAACAGCCGCAGCGCGACCGCTCCTGTAGGAGCCGACTTCAGTCGGCGACACGGGCGTCGGGATCCTGAGGGCGTCGCCTGTGCCGTCAACGCCGGATCGAAGACAAGCCCGGCTCCTACAGCGGCAGGCGGCCGAGGGTGACGCGGTCGCGCAGCTCGAGGTCGCGCACGGTTTCCACCTCGACCAGCCCCGCCTGCTCCAGCAGCGCGCGCACCGCCGGCCCCTGCTCCAGGCCGTGCTCGAGCAGCAGCCAGCCGCCGGGAACCAGGTGCCGCGGTGCGGCAAGGGCGATCGTGCGGATCGCGTCCAGCCCGTCGGCCCCTGAGGACAGCGCGCGCGGCGGCTCGTGGCGCAGGTCGCCCTCGGCCAGGTGCGGGTCGCCCTCGGCGATGTAGGGCGGGTTGCTGGCGATCAGGTCGAAACGGTCGTTGCCCAAGGCTTCGGTCCAGTCGCCACGGCGGAACCATACGTTGTCCAGCGCGTGCGCCTGCGCGTTGCGCACCGCCACCGCCAGGGTCGCCTTGCTCACGTCGGTGGCGACCACCGCCGCCGCTGGCCGCTCGCTGGCCAGGGCCAGGGCGATGGCGCCGCTGCCGGTGCCCAGGTCGGCGATCCGCACCGGCTGGTCCGGCCCGACCCGCGCCAACGCCAGTTCCACCAGCAGTTCGGTCTCCGGGCGCGGGATCAGGGTGTCGGGCGTGACTTCCAGGTCCAGGGTCCAGAACCCGCGCCGCCCGGTCAGGTAGGCCACCGGCTCGCCGGCGGCGCGGCGCTCGACCAGGGCCCGGAAGCGGCCTGCGGCCCCGGCGTCGACCGGATCGGTGGCGTGGGCGAACAGCCAGGCGCGGTCCACGCCCAGCGCGTGGACCAGCAACGGCTCGGCATCGCCGCGCCCGATCCGGGCGGCGGCTTCGCGCAGCAGCGCGTCGAGGCGGGAATCGGAGTCGGCGGAGATGCTCATGCGGGCTGGACGATGGACCAAACCAGTGGCGGGTGCCACTGCTGCGGCGCTGCACCAAAGATTGAACCTTGATTATCGATAGTCAATGACTATCTATTTAATCCCTTTAATCGATTTGATCTGTCTATCGTGACCGCCTAGGATGGCGGCCTCGCTTCCACCACCCCAAGAGGACCTTCCCCATGTCCCTGATCAACACCACGGTCAAGCCGTTCAAGGCCACCGCCTTCCAGAACGGCGAGTTCATCGAAGTCACCGACGCCAGCCTGAAGGGCAAGTGGTCGGTCGTGATCTTCATGCCGGCCGCCTTCACCTTCAACTGCCCGACCGAGGTCGAGGACGCCGCCAACAACTACGCCGAGTTCCAGCAGGCCGGTGCCGAGGTCTACATCGTGACCACCGACACCCACTTCTCGCACAAGGTGTGGCACGAGACCTCCCCGGCGGTCGGCAAGGCCCAGTTCCCGCTGGTCGGCGACCCGACCCATCAGCTGACCCGCGCCTTCGGCGTGCACATCGACGAAGAGGGCCTGGCCCTGCGCGGCACCTTCATCATCAACCCGGAAGGCGTGGTCAAGACCCTGGAAATCCACGACAACGCCATTGCCCGCGACGTCAGCGAGACCCTGCGCAAGCTCAAGGCCGCCCAGTTCGTCGCCGCCAACCCGGGCCAGGTGTGCCCGGCCAAGTGGAAGGAAGGCGCCCAGACCATCGCCCCGTCGCTGGACCTGGTCGGCAAGATCTGAGTTCCGCCCCGCCCTCCCGGCCCGCCGGGAAGGACGGCACTCCCATCCCCGGACGGGGATGGGAGTGGCTGGAAGCCATCGCTCCCACGCAGCCGCCGCGCCATGCGGCACGCCACGCAGGCCGCGTCGGCTTCCATCCACTCCCATGCAGCACGGTGCCCTGCCCGCAGGGCGCAGCGGGACCGGCTTGCCGGCCGTTGCGGCAGCGACGCCATCGAGAAACGCCTGAACAGCCGCCGTCGTTCCCGCGAAGGCGGGAACCCAGTGACTTCAAGCCATCGAAAGTCAAAGGCGCTGGGTTCCGGCCTTCGCGGGAACGACTGGGAAAGTGCTGATTTCCGCTAGTACCCTCCCCCAGGAGTTCCCGCCATGTTGGACGACAGCCTCAAGACCCAGCTCCAGGCCTACCTGGAACGCCTGACCCGCCCGGTGCACCTGGTCGCCTCGCTCGACGACGGCGACGCCTCGGCGCAGATGCTCGCCCTGCTGCAGGACATCGAGGCCCTGTCGGCGAAGATCACCCTGGAAGCGCGCCGCGACGATGCCGAGCGCAAGCCGTCGTTCGCCGTGACCAGCCCCGGCCACGACATCTCGCTGCGTTTCGCCGGCCTGCCGATGGGCCACGAGTTCACCTCGCTGGTGCTGGCCCTGCTGCAGGCCGGCGGGCATCCGTCCAAGGCCGCAGCCGAGGTGATCGAGCAGGTGAAGTCGCTCGACGGCGAGTTCGTGTTCGAGAGCTACTTCTCGCTGTCCTGCCAGAACTGCCCGGATGTGGTCCAGGCGCTGAACCTGATGGCGGTGCTCAACCCGAAGGTCAGGCACGTGGCCATCGACGGCGCGCTGTTCCAGGACGAGGTCGAGGCACGCCAGGTGATGTCGGTGCCGACCGTGTTCCTCAACGGCCGGATGTTCGGCGCCGGGCGCATGGGCCTGGAGGAGATCGTGGCCAGGCTCGACAGCGGCGCGGAGAAGCGCGAGGCGGAGAAGATCGCCAGGAAGGCCATGTTCGACGTGCTGGTGGTCGGCGGCGGCCCGGCCGGCGCCGCGGCGGCGGTCTACGCCGCGCGCAAGGGCATCCGCACCGGCGTGGCGGCCGAGCGCTTCGGCGGCCAGGTGCTGGACACGATGGCGATCGAGAACTTCATCTCGGTGCCGCACACCGAGGGCCCGAAACTGGCCGCGGCGCTGGAGCAGCACGTGCGCGAATACGACGTGGACGTGATGAACCTGCAGCGCGCCACCGCGCTGGTGCCGGCCGGCGCCGACGGCCTGGTCGAAATCAGGCTGGCCAATGGCGCCTCGCTGAAGTCGAAGACCGTGGTCCTGTCCACCGGCGCGCGCTGGCGGCAGATGGGCGTGCCCGGCGAGAACGAATACCGCAACAAGGGCGTGGCCTACTGCCCGCACTGCGACGGCCCGCTGTTCAAGGGCAAGCGGGTGGCGGTGATCGGCGGCGGCAACTCCGGCGTGGAGGCGGCGATCGACCTGGCCGGCATCGTCGCCCACGTCACCCTGGTCGAGTTCGATGCGAAGCTGCGCGCCGACGAGGTCCTGCAGCGCAAGCTGCGCAGCCTGCCGAACGTGCGCATCGTCACCAGCGCGCAGACCACCGAAGTGCTGGGCGACGGGCACAAGGTCACCGGCCTGGTCTACACCGACCGCGTCGGCCACGACGCGCACCGGCTCGAGCTGGAAGGCGTGTTCGTGCAGATCGGCCTGCTGCCCAACACCGAATGGCTCAAGGGCACCGTGGAACTGAGCCCGCGCGGCGAGATCGTGGTCGACGACCGCGGCCAGACCAGCGTGCCGGGCGTGTTCGCCGCCGGCGACTGCACCACCGTGCCGTACAAGCAGATCGTGATCGCGATGGGCGAGGGCTCCAAGGCCGCGCTGGCCGCGTTCGACCACCTGATCCGCGCTTCGGCGCCGGAAGCCGAGCCGGTCGCGGAAGCCGCCTGAAAGCGCTAGGGTGGACCCGCGTCCGCCTTTCGGCGTTCCGGGAGGCGGCGCGATCCGGCGGGAGGGAATGCGATGAACCTGCGCGACCTCAAGTACCTGGTGGCCCTGGCCGACCACAAGCATTTCGGCCGCGCCGCCGCGGCCTGCTATGTCAGCCAGCCCACGCTCTCCACCCAGATCCGCAAGCTGGAGGACGAGCTGGGGGTGCCGCTGGTCGAACGCGCGCCGCGCAGGGTGATGCTGACCCCCGCCGGCCGCGAGGCCGCCGAGCGCGCGCGCCGGATCGTGGCCGAGGTCGAGCAGATGAAGGAGGCCGCGCGCCGCAGCCAGGATCCGGAGGCCGGCACGGTGCGGCTGGGCATCTTCCCCACGCTCGCTCCCTATCTGCTGCCGCACGTGGTGCCGCGGGTGCGCGCCCGCTTCCCGCAGCTGGAACTGCTGCTGGTGGAGGAGAAGAGCGACGAACTGCTTACCCGCCTGCGCGACGGCAAGCTCGACGCGGCGGTACTGGCCCTGCCCGTCCACGACGAGCAGTTGCACGCCGAGTTCCTGTTCGAGGAGCCGTTCGTGCTGGCGGTCCCGGAGAACCATCCGCTGGCGCGGCGCGCCACGCTGACCCTGGACGAGCTGTCCGAACAGCGCCTGCTGCTGCTGGAGGACGGCCACTGCCTGCGCGAGCAGGCGCTGGACGTGTGCCGCCTGTCCGGCGCGCACGAGAAGACCGAGTTCCGCGCCACCAGCCTGGAGACGCTGCGGCAGATGGTCGCCGCCAACGTCGGCGTGACCCTGCTGCCGACCCTGGCAGTGAAGCCGCCGGTGGCGCGCTCGGACAACATCCACCTGCTGCGCTTTGCCGACTCGCACCCCAGCCGCAGCATCGCCATGGTCTGGCGGCGCAGCTCGGCCATGGCCGGCTTCCTGGCGCGGCTGGCGCAGGTGTTCCGCGACCTGCCGCCGGGGCTGCTCTCGCCGGTCGCCTCGCCCGACGAGGGCAGGCCCGGCGCCCCGGTGCAGCCGGCCGCCACACCGCCACCGCCGCGCGGCGACTGGGCCTGAACGCGGCGGCCCGATGCGGTTGAACCCCCGCCCGTTACGGGCTACGGTGTTCCCACAACCAGTCGACCCGGGGCGGACGCGGAAACGCGCCGCCTTTTTCTTCATGCGCGCCCGGCGCGCACCCACCCGTGAGAGGAGCACCATGCCCACCCAACCCGCCAGCGGCCTGCCGCCGTCCCTGATCATCTCCAGCCGCGACCTGGCCCGGCTCGAAGCCCTGCTCGACTCCCCGGTGCTGAGCCGCCACCCGGCGGCGCTCGCGCTGATGGACGAACTCAACCGCGCCGAGGTGCTGCCACCCGAGCGCATCCCCGCCGACGTGGTGACCATGCATTCGCAGGTCGAGTGCGAGGACATCGCCAGCGGCGAGAACCACGTGCTGACCCTGGTGTATCCGAACGAGGCCGACGTCGAGCGCGGACGCGTCTCGGTCCTGGCGCCGGTCGGCAGCGCCCTGCTCGGCCTGTCGGTCGGCCAGTCGATCGACTGGGAGGTCCCTGGCGGCCGCACCCTGAAGCTGCGGGTGAAGTCGGTCCGCTACCAGCCCGAAGCGGCGGGCGACCTGCACCGCTGAGCGCAGGCCGGCGCAGTGCGCGCCGGCCGCGATCCTTGCGGTTGTAGGAGCGGACTTGAGTCCGCGACACCGACGACGTCGGCACAGGCGACTCCCCCATGGTTCCGACGCCCGGGTCGCGGTCATGCCCGCTCCTACACACACAAGAAAGCCGTCGCGCTGTTGCTCTTGTAGGAGCGGACTTCAGTCCGCGACACCGACGCCGTCGGCACAGGCGACGCCCCCAATGGTTCCGACGCCCGGGTCGCGGTCATGCCCGCTCCTACATGCCGCGTGCTTCCAGCGCCGCCACCGCCGGCAGGGTCTTGCCCTCGAGGAACTCGAGGAACGCACCGCCGCCGGTGGAGATGTAACTGACCTGGTCGGCGATGCCGTACTTGTCCACCGCCGCCAGCGTGTCGCCGCCGCCGGCGATGGAGAACGCCTTCGAGCCGGCGATCGCGCGGGCCAGGGTCTCGGTGCCCTTGCCGAACGCGTCGAACTCGAACACGCCGACCGGACCGTTCCACACCACCGTGCCGGCGGCCGCGATCAGCTCGGCATACTGCGCCGCGGTGCGCGGACCGATGTCCAGGACCAGGTCGTCGGCGCCGACCGCGTCGACCGGCTTCACCTCGGCCGGGGAATCGGCCTTGAACTCCCTGGCCACCACCACGTCCACCGGCAGCGGGATCTGCGCGCCGCGCACCTTCGCATCGGCGTCGATCTCGCGCGCGGTGTCGAGCAGATCGGCCTCGTACAGCGACTTGCCCACGCCGTGCCCGGCCGCGGCGATGAAGGTGTTGGCGATGCCGCCGCCGACGATCAGCTGGTCGACCTTGCCGACCAGGCTGGTGAGCAGTTCCAGCTTGGTCGAGACCTT is a genomic window containing:
- the prmC gene encoding peptide chain release factor N(5)-glutamine methyltransferase; this encodes MSISADSDSRLDALLREAAARIGRGDAEPLLVHALGVDRAWLFAHATDPVDAGAAGRFRALVERRAAGEPVAYLTGRRGFWTLDLEVTPDTLIPRPETELLVELALARVGPDQPVRIADLGTGSGAIALALASERPAAAVVATDVSKATLAVAVRNAQAHALDNVWFRRGDWTEALGNDRFDLIASNPPYIAEGDPHLAEGDLRHEPPRALSSGADGLDAIRTIALAAPRHLVPGGWLLLEHGLEQGPAVRALLEQAGLVEVETVRDLELRDRVTLGRLPL
- the ahpC gene encoding alkyl hydroperoxide reductase subunit C, with protein sequence MSLINTTVKPFKATAFQNGEFIEVTDASLKGKWSVVIFMPAAFTFNCPTEVEDAANNYAEFQQAGAEVYIVTTDTHFSHKVWHETSPAVGKAQFPLVGDPTHQLTRAFGVHIDEEGLALRGTFIINPEGVVKTLEIHDNAIARDVSETLRKLKAAQFVAANPGQVCPAKWKEGAQTIAPSLDLVGKI
- the ahpF gene encoding alkyl hydroperoxide reductase subunit F; the encoded protein is MLDDSLKTQLQAYLERLTRPVHLVASLDDGDASAQMLALLQDIEALSAKITLEARRDDAERKPSFAVTSPGHDISLRFAGLPMGHEFTSLVLALLQAGGHPSKAAAEVIEQVKSLDGEFVFESYFSLSCQNCPDVVQALNLMAVLNPKVRHVAIDGALFQDEVEARQVMSVPTVFLNGRMFGAGRMGLEEIVARLDSGAEKREAEKIARKAMFDVLVVGGGPAGAAAAVYAARKGIRTGVAAERFGGQVLDTMAIENFISVPHTEGPKLAAALEQHVREYDVDVMNLQRATALVPAGADGLVEIRLANGASLKSKTVVLSTGARWRQMGVPGENEYRNKGVAYCPHCDGPLFKGKRVAVIGGGNSGVEAAIDLAGIVAHVTLVEFDAKLRADEVLQRKLRSLPNVRIVTSAQTTEVLGDGHKVTGLVYTDRVGHDAHRLELEGVFVQIGLLPNTEWLKGTVELSPRGEIVVDDRGQTSVPGVFAAGDCTTVPYKQIVIAMGEGSKAALAAFDHLIRASAPEAEPVAEAA
- the oxyR gene encoding DNA-binding transcriptional regulator OxyR — encoded protein: MNLRDLKYLVALADHKHFGRAAAACYVSQPTLSTQIRKLEDELGVPLVERAPRRVMLTPAGREAAERARRIVAEVEQMKEAARRSQDPEAGTVRLGIFPTLAPYLLPHVVPRVRARFPQLELLLVEEKSDELLTRLRDGKLDAAVLALPVHDEQLHAEFLFEEPFVLAVPENHPLARRATLTLDELSEQRLLLLEDGHCLREQALDVCRLSGAHEKTEFRATSLETLRQMVAANVGVTLLPTLAVKPPVARSDNIHLLRFADSHPSRSIAMVWRRSSAMAGFLARLAQVFRDLPPGLLSPVASPDEGRPGAPVQPAATPPPPRGDWA
- the rnk gene encoding nucleoside diphosphate kinase regulator; this translates as MPTQPASGLPPSLIISSRDLARLEALLDSPVLSRHPAALALMDELNRAEVLPPERIPADVVTMHSQVECEDIASGENHVLTLVYPNEADVERGRVSVLAPVGSALLGLSVGQSIDWEVPGGRTLKLRVKSVRYQPEAAGDLHR
- a CDS encoding phosphoglycerate kinase; this translates as MSIVRMTDLDLAGKRVLIRQDLNVPIEGGKITSEQRITASVPTLKLALEKGAAVMVTSHLGRPKEGVWSEADSLAPVAARLSELLGVEVPLVKDWVDGVEVQPGRIVLLENCRMNLGEGKDDEALSRKYAALCDVFVMDAFGTAHRAQASTHGVIRFAPVAAGGPLLMAELDALDKALANPARPLLAIVAGSKVSTKLELLTSLVGKVDQLIVGGGIANTFIAAAGHGVGKSLYEADLLDTAREIDADAKVRGAQIPLPVDVVVAREFKADSPAEVKPVDAVGADDLVLDIGPRTAAQYAELIAAAGTVVWNGPVGVFEFDAFGKGTETLARAIAGSKAFSIAGGGDTLAAVDKYGIADQVSYISTGGGAFLEFLEGKTLPAVAALEARGM